A window of Ascaphus truei isolate aAscTru1 unplaced genomic scaffold, aAscTru1.hap1 HAP1_SCAFFOLD_821, whole genome shotgun sequence contains these coding sequences:
- the LOC142486339 gene encoding uncharacterized protein LOC142486339: MDPRLLSFPVVVLERLQIKSGKKEANAEEHLTPIKSETVPFPVSEIGLNEEQNLSSDTSRSCLTPRSPEVPKNNDSCHILDTYKEPVSHDGEFIDLVQHTAETDPKYWSSKRYERDLRRSRGAQPFICRQCGKSFSLDRDLLTHLCVPTREQTFTYTDGGSGFSLQGKLLPHQMIQTAVTPFTFTVCGKQLSTKSTLLNHQMIHIGEKPFTCTECGKQFSIKNGFLRHHMTHTGEKPFPCTECSKSFATKKELCNHERIHTGEKPFTCSECCKSFSKKQSLLQHEWIHTGNKPFTCTECGKQFRGKNNLLMHQRTHTGVKPFTCSECGKQFSIKTNLIRHQMTHTGEKPFTCTECGKQFRSKSNLLGHQRTHTGVKPFTCAECNKSYSTNTDLLNHERIHTGEKPFTCTECGKKCSTKSNLLKHQRIHTEDKSFICTECGKQFKFKGTLLRHQMIHTGEKQFTCTECGKEFSTKGNLLRHQLTHTAEKPFTCAECNKRFSTNAELLNHERIHTGEKPFTCTECSKSFATKKELRSHERIHTGEKPFTCSECCKSFSTKQSLLQHEWIHTGEKPFTCSECCKSFSTKQSLLQHEWIHTGNKPFTCSECCKSFYTKQRLLQHEWIHTGEKPFTCSECCKSFSTKQSLLQHEWIHTGEKPFTCTECSKSFATKKELRSHERIHTGEKPFTCAECGKQFRSKSNLLMHQRTHTGVKPFTCSECGKQFSNKTDLIRHQMTHTGEKPFTCTEYGKQFHIKRNLLTHQVFHTGEKPFPCT, from the coding sequence AGATCGGCCTGAATGAAGAACAGAACTTGAGCTCTGATACATCCAGAAGCTGTCTGACTCCTCGCAGCCCAGAAGTGCCAAAAAATAATGATTCCTGTCACATTTTGGACACATACAAGGAACCAGTTTCACATGATGGTGAATTTATAGAccttgtacagcacacagcagagaCAGACCCTAAATATTGGTCCAGCAAAAGGTATGAGAGAGATTTAAGAAGAAGCCGTGGTGCTCAGCCTTTTATCTGTCGTCAGTGTGGCAAAAGCTTCTCACTGGACagggacctgctcacacacctGTGTGTCCCCACCAGAGAGCAAACCTTTACATATACAGATGGTGGGAGCGGTTTCTCACTGCAGGGCAAACTTCTTccacaccagatgattcagacagcagtgactccttttacttttacagtgtgtgggaaacagttaAGTACCAAGAGCACCCTCCTCAATCACCAGATGATTCATATAGGAGAGAAACCAtttacatgtacagagtgtgggaaacaattcagtattaagaatGGCTTCCTCAGACACcatatgactcatacaggggagaaaccattcccatgtacagagtgtagtaaaagctttgcAACAAAGAAGGAGCTCTgcaaccatgagcggattcatacaggggagaaaccattcacatgttcagagtgttgtaaaagcttttcTAAGAAGCAGAGCCTCCTCCAACATGAGTGGATTCATACAGGGaataaaccattcacatgtacagagtgcggGAAACAATTCAGGGGTAAGAACAACCTCCTTATGCACCAGAGGACTCACACAGGggtgaaaccattcacatgttcagagtgtgggaaacagtttAGTATTAAGACAAACCtcatcagacaccagatgactcatacaggggagaaaccattcacatgtacagagtgtgggaaacaattcaggaGTAAGAGCAACCTCCTCGGACACCAGAGGACTCACACAGGggtgaaaccattcacatgtgcagagtgtaataAAAGCTATTCTACAAATACGGAtctcctcaaccatgagcggattcatacaggggagaaaccattcacatgtacagagtgtgggaaaaaatGCAGTACTAAGAGCAACCTTCTCAAGCACCAGAGAATTCATACAGAAGATAAATCATTcatatgtacagagtgtgggaaacaatttaaaTTTAAGGGTactctcctcagacaccagatgattcatacaggagagaagcaattcacatgtacagagtgtgggaaagaaTTCAGTACTAAGGgcaacctcctcagacaccagctGACTCATACAgcggagaaaccattcacatgtgcagagtgtaataAAAGATTTTCTACAAATGCGGagctcctcaaccatgagcggattcatacaggggagaaaccattcacatgtacagagtgtagtaaaagctttgcAACAAAGAAGGAGCTCCGCagccatgagcggattcatacaggggagaaaccattcacatgttcagagtgttgtaaaagcttttcTACGAAGCAGAGCCTCCTCCAACATGagtggattcatacaggggagaaaccattcacatgttcagagtgttgtaaaagcttttcTACGAAGCAGAGCCTCCTCCAACATGAGTGGATTCATACAGGGAataaaccattcacatgttcagagtgttgtaaaagcttttaTACGAAGCAGCGCCTCCTCCAACATGagtggattcatacaggggagaaaccattcacatgttcagagtgttgtaaaagcttttcTACGAAGCAAAGCCTCCTCCAACATGagtggattcatacaggggagaaaccattcacatgtacagagtgtagtaaaagctttgcAACAAAGAAGGAGCTCCGCagccatgagcggattcatacaggggagaaaccattcacatgtgccgAGTGCGGGAAACAATTCAGGAGTAAGAGCAACCTCCTTATGCACCAGAGGACTCACACAGGggtgaaaccattcacatgttcagagtgtgggaaacagtttAGTAATAAGACAGACCtcatcagacaccagatgactcatacaggtgagaaaccattcacatgtacagagtatgGGAAACAATTCCATATTAAGCGAAACCTTCTCACACACCAGGTgtttcatacaggggagaaaccatttccATGTACATAG